The proteins below come from a single Streptomyces sp. M92 genomic window:
- a CDS encoding ATP-binding protein: MTELIVTATAALAAAGVGAAWYFRREYGRARRRAEQLREHADRLTLQLVAAEQCVGHLTAAVIPAAVKGGHGGEGTGGGPLPVPAQLDGTPLAERLRAVPGALTAAVEDVRTRERTAAERAAAHAADQVRQDAEQRIAQVRHESAGVARAAVRGFANNIVARSARLGRAVSQGVRRHISDEAYATLVEIDHLAQQMLLTASGYSVLAGDKLSRRWPATTLTDIVRAAMGRIEGYERIKHPEMGSVVVAGRAVEAVVHALAVLLDNALRYSPPAASVHVSLEQGHHACFLIVDDAGLRMDDERLMWASDVMSGEQRDDITRLGAHPQTGLRVASLLAENYGFRVELTAPNIYQGTRAMVVLPKNLLVDPATAQAVPRAAAAQPAQAAQPALAAPAAQAIPAVAASPVAPAAAVGAAATVEPIAPVGTATDAATAVPAAPSAAAAPGEPGAGPTAAPGEPGAGPAAVPAAPSAAATPSATAPATGTPSATTASGLTVRRRSTAPAPARRPAAPDDAEPGRPAVAAAWAAGSRRGREGEASRASADATHDAARAPGTVPRTTPRTAAHDAADDEGH, encoded by the coding sequence GCCACCGCCGCACTGGCGGCGGCCGGAGTCGGGGCCGCGTGGTACTTCCGGCGCGAGTACGGGCGGGCCCGGCGCCGGGCCGAGCAGCTGCGCGAGCACGCCGACCGGCTCACCCTGCAACTCGTCGCGGCCGAGCAGTGCGTGGGGCACCTCACGGCCGCCGTGATCCCGGCGGCGGTGAAGGGCGGGCACGGCGGTGAGGGCACCGGGGGCGGGCCGCTGCCCGTGCCGGCGCAGCTCGACGGGACACCGCTCGCCGAACGGCTGCGTGCCGTGCCCGGTGCGCTGACCGCGGCGGTGGAGGACGTACGGACGCGGGAGCGGACGGCCGCCGAACGGGCCGCGGCCCACGCCGCCGACCAGGTACGGCAGGACGCCGAGCAGCGGATCGCGCAGGTGCGGCACGAGTCGGCCGGCGTGGCCCGGGCCGCCGTGCGCGGCTTCGCCAACAACATCGTGGCCCGGTCGGCGAGACTGGGCCGGGCCGTCAGCCAGGGCGTACGGCGGCACATCTCGGACGAGGCCTACGCGACGCTCGTGGAGATCGACCACCTCGCGCAGCAGATGCTGCTCACGGCCTCCGGGTACTCCGTGCTCGCCGGGGACAAGCTGTCCCGGCGCTGGCCCGCCACCACGCTGACCGACATCGTGCGCGCGGCCATGGGCCGGATCGAGGGGTACGAGCGGATCAAGCACCCCGAGATGGGGTCCGTGGTCGTCGCGGGCCGCGCGGTCGAGGCGGTCGTGCACGCGCTCGCCGTACTGCTGGACAACGCGCTGCGCTACTCGCCGCCCGCCGCCAGTGTCCACGTGTCGCTGGAGCAGGGGCACCACGCCTGCTTCCTGATCGTGGACGACGCCGGGCTGCGCATGGACGACGAGCGACTGATGTGGGCCAGCGACGTGATGTCCGGCGAGCAGCGCGACGACATCACCCGGCTGGGCGCCCATCCCCAGACCGGGCTGCGCGTGGCGTCCCTGCTGGCGGAGAACTACGGCTTCCGCGTCGAGCTGACCGCGCCGAACATCTACCAGGGAACCCGGGCCATGGTCGTCCTGCCGAAGAACCTGCTCGTCGATCCGGCGACGGCCCAGGCGGTGCCGAGGGCTGCCGCCGCGCAACCGGCCCAGGCGGCCCAGCCCGCACTGGCGGCCCCGGCAGCCCAGGCGATCCCCGCGGTGGCCGCGTCCCCCGTCGCGCCTGCCGCGGCCGTCGGGGCCGCGGCGACCGTCGAACCCATCGCGCCTGTCGGAACCGCCACAGACGCCGCGACCGCCGTACCCGCCGCGCCCAGCGCAGCCGCCGCACCCGGCGAGCCCGGTGCTGGGCCGACCGCCGCACCCGGCGAGCCCGGTGCTGGGCCGGCCGCCGTACCCGCCGCGCCCAGCGCAGCCGCCACCCCCTCGGCCACCGCACCAGCGACCGGCACCCCCTCGGCCACCACCGCCAGCGGGCTGACCGTCCGCCGCCGTTCCACCGCTCCCGCCCCCGCGCGCCGCCCCGCCGCCCCGGACGACGCCGAGCCCGGCCGGCCCGCCGTCGCCGCGGCCTGGGCGGCTGGCAGTCGCCGCGGCCGGGAGGGGGAGGCCTCCCGGGCCTCCGCCGACGCCACCCACGACGCCGCCCGGGCCCCCGGCACGGTCCCCCGCACAACTCCCCGCACCGCCGCCCACGACGCCGCTGACGACGAAGGACACTGA
- a CDS encoding roadblock/LC7 domain-containing protein has product MQDTHTNSLGWLLDQELGSVEGVRYAVLMSSDGLLKARTETIGQDDGEKFAALTAALRAAGKAWDEFTGGAGMRQLLIESVGCIGLTTTAAKNTMLSVCTTGPDADVGLISHHMVRLATRVGHELATEERVPVQQRVPVAEGGSPA; this is encoded by the coding sequence GTGCAAGACACACACACCAACAGCCTGGGCTGGCTGCTGGACCAGGAACTCGGCAGCGTCGAGGGCGTCCGGTACGCCGTGCTGATGAGCAGCGACGGGCTGCTGAAGGCCCGCACCGAGACGATCGGCCAGGACGACGGGGAGAAGTTCGCCGCGCTGACGGCGGCGCTGCGCGCGGCGGGCAAGGCCTGGGACGAGTTCACCGGCGGCGCGGGGATGCGGCAGCTGCTGATCGAGTCGGTCGGCTGCATCGGCCTGACGACCACCGCGGCGAAGAACACCATGCTGTCGGTGTGCACGACCGGCCCGGACGCCGACGTCGGCCTGATCTCCCACCACATGGTGCGGCTCGCCACCCGGGTGGGGCACGAACTGGCCACGGAGGAGCGCGTGCCGGTCCAGCAGCGGGTACCGGTCGCGGAAGGCGGCTCACCGGCATGA
- a CDS encoding DUF742 domain-containing protein, which produces MSGPRRDPDMVRPYVRTGGQVRARDDVRLESVVVAANGPTDTLGPDARRVMRLFAGARGGLAVADIAAALELPPSTVRILVSALMDSGHLSSPVAALDDQPDFDLLQEVLRGLRSMV; this is translated from the coding sequence ATGAGCGGGCCGCGGCGCGACCCCGACATGGTCAGGCCCTACGTCCGCACCGGGGGCCAGGTCCGCGCGCGTGACGACGTGCGCCTGGAGAGCGTGGTCGTCGCCGCGAACGGTCCCACGGACACCCTCGGCCCGGACGCCCGCCGGGTGATGCGGCTGTTCGCCGGCGCCCGGGGCGGCCTGGCCGTCGCCGACATCGCCGCCGCGCTGGAGCTGCCGCCCTCCACGGTGCGCATCCTCGTCTCCGCGCTGATGGACTCCGGCCACCTGTCCAGCCCGGTCGCCGCGCTCGACGACCAGCCCGACTTCGACCTGCTGCAGGAGGTACTCCGTGGACTTCGCTCCATGGTCTGA
- a CDS encoding GTP-binding protein translates to MDFAPWSDGTDRSDRPDRPDGAADPSVTYVPASVTRSAKIVVAGGFGVGKTTFIGSVSEVRPLRMEEPITQISAGVDDLRGTPHKTTTTVAMDFGRIHMAGGRIALYLFGLPGQSRFQPLWEDLAEGALGCLVLADTRDLDASHDALGLLDGAGIPYAVAINTFPGAPAYPEAELREALALEPATPLTYCDARDRTSSLHALITLTEYLTEHRSAALLESRR, encoded by the coding sequence GTGGACTTCGCTCCATGGTCTGACGGAACCGACCGGTCCGACCGGCCCGACCGGCCCGACGGGGCGGCGGACCCGTCCGTCACCTACGTCCCGGCCTCGGTGACCCGGTCGGCCAAGATCGTGGTCGCGGGGGGCTTCGGCGTCGGCAAGACGACGTTCATCGGCAGCGTCTCCGAAGTGCGGCCGCTGCGCATGGAGGAGCCGATCACGCAGATCAGCGCCGGTGTGGACGACCTGCGCGGCACCCCGCACAAGACGACGACCACCGTGGCGATGGACTTCGGCCGCATCCACATGGCCGGCGGCCGGATCGCGCTGTACCTGTTCGGGCTGCCGGGGCAGTCCCGTTTCCAGCCGCTGTGGGAGGACCTGGCCGAGGGCGCCCTCGGCTGTCTCGTCCTGGCCGACACCCGCGACCTCGACGCCTCCCACGACGCCCTCGGTCTGCTGGACGGCGCGGGAATCCCGTACGCCGTCGCCATCAACACCTTCCCCGGCGCCCCGGCTTACCCCGAGGCCGAGCTGCGCGAGGCGCTGGCCCTCGAACCGGCCACCCCGCTGACGTACTGCGACGCCCGCGACCGCACGTCCTCCCTGCACGCCCTGATCACGCTCACCGAGTACCTCACCGAGCACCGTTCAGCCGCCCTCCTGGAGTCCCGCCGATGA
- a CDS encoding cytochrome P450 has translation MTLPSAEPAPDGSPGRVALYAPEFAADPHAAYRRMRRTHGPLVPVDLAPGVPATLVIGYYQARRILNDPLHFPADPRAWEKLIPETCPVRPMMEWRPNALRSGGAEHARYRGANTHAIDKVDQHGLRALVEKVADGAIDGFRAAGSADLLTQYSFPIAFRVLSALLGCPDEIGQRIADGMAKIFDTTNAEQGNAILAQAVSDLVALRRAQPGDDITSRLALHPAELTDEEMSHQLVTLYGAGIEPLTNLISNTILKILTDDDFSADLHAGLSTVRDALDAVLYTDPPMANYCISYPPYPIDVEGVLLPADQPVVISMAAANNDPALTEGVPEGQHGGNRAHLAWSTGPHTCPARSHAYLIAETAVTHLLDALPETDLARPLAELTWRPGPFHRALDSLPVTFPVTTAAQAAAAQHVTHPAAH, from the coding sequence ATGACGTTGCCTTCCGCCGAGCCCGCACCGGACGGCTCGCCGGGCCGTGTCGCCCTGTACGCGCCGGAGTTCGCCGCCGACCCGCACGCCGCCTACCGGCGCATGCGCCGCACCCACGGCCCGCTCGTCCCGGTCGACCTGGCGCCCGGCGTCCCCGCGACCCTCGTGATCGGCTACTACCAGGCCCGCCGCATCCTCAACGACCCGCTGCACTTCCCGGCCGACCCCCGCGCCTGGGAGAAACTCATCCCGGAGACCTGCCCGGTCCGGCCGATGATGGAGTGGCGGCCCAACGCGCTGCGCTCGGGCGGTGCCGAGCACGCCCGCTACCGGGGGGCGAACACCCACGCCATCGACAAGGTCGACCAGCACGGGCTGCGGGCCCTGGTCGAGAAGGTCGCCGACGGTGCCATCGACGGGTTCCGCGCCGCCGGGTCGGCGGACCTGCTCACCCAGTACTCGTTCCCCATCGCCTTCCGGGTGCTGAGCGCGCTGCTGGGCTGCCCCGACGAGATCGGGCAGCGCATCGCCGACGGCATGGCGAAGATCTTCGACACCACCAACGCCGAGCAGGGCAACGCGATCCTCGCGCAGGCCGTGTCCGACCTGGTGGCCCTGCGGCGGGCCCAGCCCGGCGACGACATCACCTCCCGGCTGGCGCTGCACCCCGCCGAGCTGACCGACGAGGAGATGAGCCATCAGCTGGTCACGCTGTACGGCGCGGGGATCGAGCCGCTGACCAACCTGATCAGCAACACGATCCTGAAGATCCTCACCGACGACGACTTCTCCGCCGACCTGCACGCCGGGCTGTCCACGGTGCGCGACGCGCTCGACGCCGTCCTCTACACCGACCCGCCGATGGCGAACTACTGCATCTCCTACCCTCCGTACCCCATCGACGTGGAGGGCGTGCTGCTCCCGGCCGACCAGCCGGTCGTGATCTCGATGGCGGCGGCCAACAACGACCCGGCCCTCACCGAGGGCGTGCCCGAGGGACAGCACGGCGGCAACCGCGCCCACCTGGCCTGGAGCACCGGCCCGCACACCTGCCCCGCCCGCTCGCACGCCTACCTCATCGCCGAGACCGCGGTCACCCACCTCCTGGATGCGCTGCCGGAGACCGACCTCGCCCGGCCCCTCGCCGAACTGACGTGGCGCCCGGGCCCGTTCCACCGCGCCCTGGACTCGCTGCCCGTCACCTTCCCCGTCACCACCGCGGCCCAGGCCGCAGCCGCACAGCACGTCACGCACCCCGCCGCACACTAA